In one Actinomycetota bacterium genomic region, the following are encoded:
- a CDS encoding RDD family protein: MNDQGTDVAAAEVLLRRMMGGMLTVVGVAALYIGQIAAMFLLPELGGRLIHAAIYYPWTQNLLSLIPLLISFVVAVHAPKGTPLILRTVGLRLVSRSGAAEPSARQRILRWLLLVLTVMLAGLPLAVMFLRADRRAVHDVFSGTNVTWTAGD, translated from the coding sequence ATGAACGACCAGGGGACTGATGTGGCTGCGGCCGAAGTGCTGTTGCGTAGGATGATGGGCGGGATGCTCACTGTGGTCGGGGTGGCGGCCCTCTATATTGGACAGATTGCAGCCATGTTTCTTCTTCCGGAGCTTGGCGGCAGATTGATCCATGCGGCGATCTACTACCCTTGGACTCAGAACTTGCTAAGCTTGATTCCACTGTTGATTTCCTTCGTTGTTGCTGTCCACGCTCCAAAGGGGACACCGCTCATCCTAAGGACGGTTGGGCTACGATTGGTGAGTCGTTCAGGTGCGGCGGAGCCCAGTGCCCGCCAAAGGATTCTGCGCTGGTTACTGCTGGTGCTCACGGTGATGCTCGCAGGGCTTCCGCTGGCGGTCATGTTCCTTCGAGCCGATAGACGAGCTGTTCACGACGTGTTTTCTGGGACGAATGTGACTTGGACCGCCGGTGATTGA
- a CDS encoding ABC transporter ATP-binding protein, with translation MASAAIECKSLTKYYGKARGIDGLDLRVEKGTTFGFLGPNGAGKTTTIRCLLGMLRANSGEAFVLGEKVRLDGAALRRRIGYVAGEVKLYDKETGRWHIDYLSRFRGGHGVLTDQLIERLQFDSTRRVRELSKGNRQKLALILGMMHDPELLMLDEPTSGLDPLNQEVVFDIISERVAAGSTLFLSSHILSEVERVCTTVGIIREGRIVVEDRVDTLLKQRRRHLEVTFRDPTEASVLESVPGIAEVQTLAPNRYSAKVRGDHVDDLLKLLALHSVEDLSLEHASLEDAFVDYYRSDEGGRQ, from the coding sequence ATGGCATCAGCCGCAATCGAGTGCAAGAGTCTCACCAAGTACTACGGCAAGGCTCGTGGTATCGACGGACTCGACCTTAGGGTCGAGAAGGGGACGACCTTCGGGTTCCTCGGCCCTAATGGGGCAGGCAAGACGACGACAATCAGGTGCCTTCTCGGGATGTTGAGGGCTAACTCGGGAGAGGCGTTCGTCCTAGGCGAGAAGGTGCGTCTCGATGGAGCGGCGCTCAGGCGGCGAATCGGTTATGTTGCCGGTGAGGTCAAGTTGTACGACAAGGAGACGGGGCGCTGGCACATCGACTACCTTTCCCGCTTCCGGGGAGGCCATGGCGTACTGACCGATCAGCTCATTGAGCGGCTACAGTTCGACTCGACCCGCCGTGTGCGTGAGCTCTCGAAGGGCAATCGCCAGAAGCTTGCACTCATCCTGGGCATGATGCACGACCCCGAGCTGCTCATGCTCGACGAGCCCACTAGCGGCCTGGACCCGCTCAACCAGGAAGTGGTGTTCGACATCATCTCCGAGCGCGTTGCCGCTGGCTCCACGCTGTTCCTCTCAAGCCACATTCTCTCCGAGGTCGAGCGCGTGTGTACAACCGTAGGAATCATCCGAGAAGGCCGGATCGTCGTCGAGGACCGGGTCGACACCCTGCTCAAGCAGCGACGGCGGCACCTGGAGGTGACCTTCCGCGATCCCACCGAGGCATCCGTGCTCGAAAGCGTGCCCGGCATCGCCGAGGTGCAGACTCTGGCACCCAACAGATACTCGGCGAAGGTGCGCGGCGACCACGTCGATGACCTGCTGAAGCTCCTCGCCCTTCACTCGGTCGAGGACTTGTCGCTGGAGCACGCGTCCCTGGAGGACGCCTTCGTCGACTACTACCGCAGCGATGAGGGAGGCCGCCAGTGA
- a CDS encoding ABC transporter permease, whose translation MNLNLFLTTLYQRRIGMFWFSFGLVAYSWLMAWTWTFFGDMYEQLLETMPPEMIAVWVPEDLEAGTLGGYFQTEYLGVMWVLIVAVAIIIFAVKSISSEVAEGTMELLLAQPIARLQFIVTRIAAMFVYAAVLTTATFLPIQILGPTYDIEIPGRTMALLYATSFLLVAAIGSFAMMLSAAMRSGGRPGAITGSLLAAMWIMQAIAPFVEVVEDLEPINLLTYWQPGDLINDGVVMASSWWVYGAIMVVSLVVAVVAFLRRDLT comes from the coding sequence GTGAATCTCAACCTCTTCCTCACAACCTTGTATCAGCGCAGGATTGGGATGTTCTGGTTCTCTTTCGGCCTCGTGGCGTATTCATGGTTGATGGCGTGGACCTGGACGTTCTTCGGCGACATGTACGAGCAGCTTCTGGAGACGATGCCGCCCGAGATGATAGCGGTCTGGGTTCCGGAGGATCTCGAGGCAGGCACACTGGGCGGGTACTTCCAGACCGAGTACCTGGGAGTCATGTGGGTGCTCATCGTTGCTGTGGCCATCATCATATTCGCCGTGAAATCGATATCCAGCGAAGTCGCCGAGGGCACCATGGAGCTTCTGCTCGCTCAGCCCATCGCACGCCTTCAGTTCATCGTGACGCGCATCGCGGCGATGTTCGTGTACGCAGCGGTGTTGACCACAGCCACCTTCCTGCCGATCCAGATCCTGGGTCCCACCTACGACATCGAGATCCCCGGCAGGACCATGGCGCTCCTCTACGCCACCAGTTTCCTTCTAGTGGCCGCAATCGGCAGTTTCGCGATGATGCTCTCGGCAGCTATGCGGAGTGGCGGGCGTCCCGGCGCGATAACAGGGTCGCTGCTCGCGGCCATGTGGATCATGCAGGCGATCGCGCCCTTCGTCGAAGTAGTCGAGGACCTAGAGCCAATCAACCTGCTCACCTACTGGCAGCCAGGCGACCTGATCAACGACGGGGTAGTGATGGCGAGCAGTTGGTGGGTCTACGGCGCAATAATGGTCGTGTCGCTTGTTGTGGCCGTCGTCGCCTTCCTGCGTAGGGATCTCACATAA